The Lycium ferocissimum isolate CSIRO_LF1 chromosome 1, AGI_CSIRO_Lferr_CH_V1, whole genome shotgun sequence genome includes a region encoding these proteins:
- the LOC132047386 gene encoding mavicyanin-like, with protein MAFILENRPKMTLVILILASFMQLSFGAMYKVGDSAGWTTIGNVDYKQWAANKTFQVGDVIVFKYSPQFHNVMQVTHVEYQSCNASAPIATHTTGNDSITIATHGHHFFLCGVPGHCQSGQKVDINVLRVSSSASPSQSPSSSSPIPAAAVPAPSPSHAPYWLPSKICIVIAVSLVVLFNFA; from the exons ATGGCTTTTATTCTTGAAAACAGACCAAAAATGACTTTGGTTATCTTGATTTTAGCTTCTTTTATGCAACTCTCCTTTGGAGCTATGTATAAGGTTGGAGACTCAGCTGGTTGGACAACAATTGGTAATGTTGATTACAAACAATGGGCTGCTAACAAAACCTTTCAAGTTGGTGATGTAATTG TATTCAAGTACAGTCCACAATTCCACAATGTGATGCAAGTGACACATGTTGAGTACCAGTCCTGCAATGCATCTGCTCCTATTGCAACACACACAACTGGGAATGACTCCATCACTATAGCAACTCATGGCCACCATTTTTTCCTCTGTGGTGTACCTGGCCATTGCCAATCTGGCCAGAAAGTCGACATCAACGTTCTTCGTGTCTCATCATCCGCGTCTCCATCTCAATCTCCTTCGTCGTCGAGTCCCATCCCTGCTGCAGCAGTGCCTGCACCTTCTCCTAGTCATGCCCCTTATTGGCTTCCTAGCAAAATTTGTATTGTCATAGCTGTTTCTTTAGTCGTTCTTTTTAATTTTGCTTGA